A section of the Maylandia zebra isolate NMK-2024a linkage group LG8, Mzebra_GT3a, whole genome shotgun sequence genome encodes:
- the lrrc20 gene encoding leucine-rich repeat-containing protein 20, with amino-acid sequence MAEAVAKVARRINATVEEGKDSVDLSKCMLASFPDGVFKVLRTVTENIRVITLADNEMKVVSSKFFTTFTQLRELDLQGNVLTKLPDSVSEMKHLTSINLANNKFSIFPDKLTEIATLERIDLQGNSLTEVPLEKLSDMPSLKWLNVKSNPLDSNTKSALQSPHKFDILSTAES; translated from the exons atgGCTGAGGCTGTTGCAAAAGTGGCCCGGAGGATTAATGCTACTGTAGAGGAGGGAAAAGATAGTGTGG ACCTGTCAAAATGCATgctagcttctttcccagacgGTGTGTTCAAAGTCCTGAGGACTGTCACAGAAAACATCCGAGTTATCACATTGGCTGACAATGAGATGAAGGTCGTTTCTAGCAAGTTCTTTACAACTTTCACTCAGCTCAGAg AACTGGACCTGCAAGGAAATGTGCTCACCAAACTGCCCGATTCTGTGTCGGAAATGAAGCATCTGACCAGCATCAACCTGGCTAATAACAAGTTCTCCATCTTCCCTGATAAGCTTACTGAAATAGCCACACTGGAGCGTATTGATCTTCAGGGAAATAGCCTTACTG AAGTACCACTGGAGAAGTTGTCTGACATGCCATCGCTGAAGTGGCTGAATGTGAAGTCAAACCCTCTGGACTCAAACACAAAGTCAGCTCTGCAGTCTCCTCATAAATTTGACATTTTGTCAACAGCAGAGTCCTAA
- the ppa1a gene encoding inorganic pyrophosphatase 2, mitochondrial, which translates to MSFTIEEKGRPNTQEYRVYFKNSEGKYISPFHDVPIYANEAENIFHAIVEVPRWTNAKMEIATKDPLNPLKQDVKKGNLRYVANVFPHKGYIWNYGAIPQTWEDPNHKDSDTGCCGDNDPIDICDIGNEVCSRGEVIKVKVLGTLALIDEGETDWKVIVINTEDPEAGSFNNIDDVRRLKPGYLEATVDWFKRYKVPDGKPENQFAFNGEFKDRDFAIETVKSTHEFWKALISKMTNAGELNCMNTSVSDSPFCCSAGDAEAVVKSACAFGAEEPIPSSVDKWFYYDK; encoded by the exons ATGAGCTTTACCATCGAGGAGAAGGGCAGGCCGAACACCCAGGAGTACAGGGTGTATTTCA AAAACTCTGAGGGCAAATACATCTCTCCCTTTCACGATGTACCCATCTATGCAAATGAAGCAGAG aatatttttcATGCCATTGTTGAAGTTCCAAGGTGGACAAATGCAAAGATGGAG ATTGCCACTAAAGATCCTCTCAATCCACTGAAGCAAGACGTGAAGAAGGGCAATCTTCGTTATGTAGCAAATGTGTTTCCCCATAAAGGTTATATCTGGAATTATGGAGCTATACCGCAG ACATGGGAAGACCCCAACCACAAGGACAGCGACACAGGATGCTGCGGAGACAATGATCCCATCGATATATGTGACATAGGAAATGAG GTGTGCTCTCGAGGAGAAGTAATCAAAGTGAAGGTTTTGGGAACTCTGGCTTTGATCGATGAGGGTGAAACAGACTGGAAGGTCATAGTGATCAATACTGAGGACCCAGAAGCTGGCAGTTTTAACA ATATTGATGATGTGAGGCGACTTAAGCCCGGCTACCTGGAGGCAACTGTTGATTGGTTTAAAAGATACAAAGTACCAGATGGGAAACCTGAAAATCAGTTTGCTTTTAACGGAGAGTTCAAGGACCGG GACTTTGCCATTGAAACAGTGAAGAGCACACATGAGTTTTGGAAGGCACTGATTTCTAAGATGACCAATGCCGGCGAGTTAAACTG CATGAACACCAGCGTTTCAGATAGTCCGTTCTGCTGCTCTGCTGGGGATGCCGAGGCAGTAGTTAAATCT GCATGTGCTTTTGGAGCTGAAGAACCTATTCCAAGTTCAG tTGACAAATGGTTCTACTATGACAAGTGA
- the ndr2 gene encoding nodal-related 2 gives MRSWGALGVALHASLLALLAQGIHKSSDGVFMRPLHRFAVMDRGAGYHLPSYMMQLYRNFKSNFSGLMDTMEQDAARQADTVKSMMAKNLKYRHRSWVATFDLHALGADKQIQAAELRIKLPWTMNVSNISVEVYHHHDQDQHLLALLTESSLVTSSQSWKVFNMTNPLLSWLKEKSTTRIRHKRVSRRRKVIKKKRGLPLPDEPVYETSLTKDQDVSDRALLVVFSHTGSDENSKAKASLLHTAEQSKFFSPAEIKKRRRSKRGQREQTARTPQLFKRVSEKSLCRKVDLHVDFNQIGWGSWIVFPKKYNAYRCEGSCPSPLREDLNPTNHAYMQSLLKHFHPDRVASPCCAPTKMSPLSMLYYENGEMLLRHHEDMIVDQCGCQ, from the exons ATGCGCTCATGGGGAGCTTTGGGTGTTGCGCTCCATGCATCTTTGCTGGCGCTGCTGGCTCAAGGGATTCATAAATCCAGCGATGGGGTGTTTATGAGGCCGCTGCACCGTTTTGCCGTGATGGATCGAGGAGCTGGATATCACCTGCCGAGCTACATGATGCAACTTTACAGGAATTTCAAGTCGAATTTTTCCGGTCTTATGGATACGATGGAGCAAGATGCCGCAAGACAAGCGGACACCGTGAAGAGTATGATGGCTAAAA ATTTGAAGTACAGACATAGATCCTGGGTGGCGACATTTGACCTCCATGCGCTGGGAGCTGACAAACAAATCCAGGCAGCAGAGTTGAGAATCAAGCTACCTTGGACAATGAATGTTTCCAACATTAGTGTGGAGGTGTATCACCACCATGACCAGGATCAGCATCTGCTGGCACTGCTCACAGAATCGTCACTAGTCACATCATCGCAGAGCTGGAAAGTATTCAACATGACAAATCCCCTCTTGAGCTGGCTTAAAGAGAAATCAACAACAAGAATTCGACACAAGCGAGTGTCAAGAAGAAGGAAAGTGATAAAGAAAAAGCGAGGCCTGCCTCTTCCCGATGAGCCTGTTTATGAAACAAGTTTGACAAAAGACCAGGATGTGAGTGACCGGGCCTTGCTGGTTGTCTTCTCACACACAGGGTCTGATGAAAACTCAAAGGCTAAAGCGAGCTTACTCCATACAGCTGAACAATCCAAGTTCTTCTCCCCTGCTGAAATCAAAAAGAGGCGAAGGAGCAAACGGGGCCAGAGAGAGCAAACAGCAAGAACCCCACAGCTGTTcaaaagagtgagtgaaaaatCGCTCTGTCGCAAAGTGGACCTGCATGTCGACTTTAATCAGATTGGCTGGGGGTCCTGGATTGTCTTTCCTAAAAAATACAATGCCTACCGCTGTGAAGGCTCCTGCCCTAGTCCTCTGAGAGAAGACTTAAACCCAACCAATCATGCCTACATGCAG agTCTCCTGAAGCATTTCCACCCTGACAGAGTGGCCTCACCCTGCTGTGCACCAACCAAAATGAGCCCACTGAGCATGTTGTACTATGAAAATGGAGAGATGCTCCTTCGACACCACGAGGATATGATTGTGGATCAGTGCGGGTGCCAGTGA